One Hydrogenophaga crassostreae genomic region harbors:
- a CDS encoding TolC family protein, whose product MPNQMIHRVHFFVALACRKTWRPLALGLLLTSGNAWAQSAGEAPKLQDWRAANEAVAQFKRGHIDLLKWERSNLPNEAPAPDVRADLMLEAPAQAVREAWKRHPGLRGVQSKLGAAATLLVAEGRLEAVDPGLQRRIEGMDELLEVAVDARKTWIEAVAARKVLRFREAALTSAEAGSELGRRMVSVGNWSPLQATPFQLATATARMDLIRARLAAAEADGALRQLLKLGGNSVVLGLPGDFPELPAKAMGQDQWTQHLDAVQAQLPGVTATRNRVAAQRAFGFYSASHGLALIHRDEVLKLRRFVAEETVLHYNGMLKSVWDLLGEVRNQAVAEIDAIDAQRDFWLAEADFQWTLQGGAPTSFVSLGGGSANGDGPAAH is encoded by the coding sequence ATGCCAAATCAAATGATTCACCGTGTGCATTTCTTTGTCGCACTTGCCTGTCGCAAGACATGGCGCCCATTGGCCTTGGGCCTGCTGCTGACGTCAGGCAACGCTTGGGCGCAGAGCGCGGGCGAAGCGCCGAAGTTGCAGGACTGGCGTGCGGCCAATGAGGCGGTGGCACAGTTCAAGCGCGGTCATATCGACTTGCTCAAATGGGAGCGCAGCAATTTGCCCAATGAAGCGCCTGCGCCCGATGTCAGGGCTGACCTGATGCTGGAGGCGCCTGCGCAAGCGGTGCGCGAAGCCTGGAAGCGCCACCCTGGTTTAAGGGGTGTGCAAAGCAAGCTTGGTGCGGCTGCCACACTGCTGGTGGCCGAAGGGCGGCTGGAGGCCGTGGATCCCGGACTGCAGCGCCGTATCGAGGGCATGGATGAGTTGCTGGAAGTCGCCGTGGATGCCCGTAAGACATGGATTGAAGCCGTCGCGGCCCGTAAGGTGCTGCGCTTCCGTGAGGCTGCCTTGACCAGCGCAGAAGCCGGCAGCGAGCTGGGCCGGCGCATGGTCAGCGTGGGCAACTGGAGCCCCTTGCAGGCCACGCCGTTTCAGTTGGCCACCGCCACAGCCCGCATGGACCTGATCCGGGCGCGATTGGCCGCAGCTGAAGCTGATGGTGCTTTGCGCCAGCTTTTGAAACTTGGCGGGAATTCGGTCGTCTTGGGCTTGCCAGGCGACTTCCCCGAACTGCCGGCCAAGGCCATGGGACAAGACCAATGGACCCAGCATCTGGATGCGGTGCAGGCTCAACTGCCGGGCGTGACCGCTACCCGGAACCGGGTGGCCGCACAACGGGCATTTGGGTTTTACAGCGCCAGCCATGGGTTGGCGCTCATTCACCGAGATGAGGTATTGAAGCTGCGCCGTTTTGTCGCCGAAGAGACCGTGCTGCATTACAACGGCATGCTCAAGAGCGTCTGGGATCTGCTTGGTGAGGTGCGCAACCAGGCCGTCGCCGAGATCGATGCCATCGATGCCCAGCGTGATTTCTGGCTGGCGGAGGCCGATTTCCAGTGGACGCTGCAAGGCGGTGCCCCCACCAGTTTTGTTTCGCTGGGCGGCGGCAGCGCCAATGGCGACGGTCCCGCTGCGCATTGA
- a CDS encoding DUF1631 family protein, translating to MDTHKLIRSGVANDPGKQRPTLQHCLEATLSIADSMIDEMLERLALVVDPESVTPTPVELKGVDLKEVARWLDQADAIKHTWSTELRQVFYHGEGRDVDVHVVVRFDDLRLLDDHQIDASIEFAMVEQILAGATVELLPRLNSQVSNLMGWLTVQPDLNPIKPAAYARALRAVFVAHLSDAQQRKLLMVPVASILGESLRQVYREVIQWLMANGVQPLEPQAHSLQPDRAQQSAVGRTMLTLGRLRQLLAGDLNEQVAGGPTYMQTVPASLSVLEDMDLIEPLMKRLRERPSPSPDQPPVAELPVVSGHNLGRLLGQEVVRLMLENLTQDERLLPAIRQQIGLLEPSLIRLSQAEPRFFSDRQHPARQLLESMTQRSLGFLGHHDEGFADFLKSVKGAVKSIDRVEATEEKYARLLKRLRRRWEDDDARKNQRRAEAARALLHAEQRQLLAERLSLDFQQRMQDKAVPDFVQRFVCGPWSQAVAEAQLTESAGGDEPLEGVTDDLIWSVQAVLIRRDVDRLARLVPRLLSQIRQGLQRIDYPVELIGHFFDALVNLHEKAFETPTLTPETVPGEPAIGSTLTGEEGDFHNQNSPEATKPLGNDTFWMADREAADAGFVAGEAGESVAALLEGGTPREQELSAGAWVNLKTQGEWVRAQLTWTSPRGGLFMFISASGMAHSMTRRTLDRLLGAGSLQIVSRGGVVEGALDAVAQHALRNAQNDNGDPVDDGSSNSTGDIQQAAP from the coding sequence ATGGATACACACAAATTGATCCGCTCCGGTGTGGCCAATGATCCGGGCAAGCAACGTCCGACGCTCCAGCATTGTCTGGAGGCCACACTCTCCATTGCCGACTCCATGATCGATGAAATGCTGGAGCGCCTGGCTCTGGTGGTTGATCCTGAAAGCGTGACGCCCACACCCGTCGAACTCAAGGGCGTGGATTTGAAAGAGGTGGCGCGCTGGCTGGATCAAGCCGATGCCATCAAGCACACCTGGTCCACTGAGTTGCGGCAGGTTTTTTATCACGGTGAAGGGCGCGATGTTGACGTGCACGTCGTGGTGCGCTTTGATGATTTGCGCTTGCTGGACGATCACCAAATTGATGCCAGCATCGAGTTCGCCATGGTTGAGCAAATTCTTGCGGGCGCAACCGTGGAACTGCTGCCCCGGCTGAACTCCCAGGTCAGCAACCTGATGGGCTGGCTGACCGTGCAACCCGACCTCAATCCGATCAAGCCGGCAGCCTACGCCAGGGCGCTGCGCGCGGTGTTTGTGGCCCACTTGAGTGACGCGCAACAACGCAAGCTGCTGATGGTTCCGGTGGCCAGCATTCTCGGTGAGAGCCTGCGCCAGGTCTACAGGGAGGTGATTCAGTGGTTGATGGCCAACGGCGTTCAACCGCTGGAGCCTCAGGCGCACAGCCTTCAACCCGATCGGGCGCAACAGTCTGCAGTCGGGCGCACGATGCTGACGCTGGGTCGCCTGCGCCAGCTGCTCGCGGGCGACCTGAACGAACAGGTCGCAGGTGGGCCGACCTACATGCAAACGGTGCCGGCGTCGTTGTCCGTTCTGGAAGACATGGACTTGATCGAGCCCTTGATGAAGCGCTTGCGCGAGCGCCCGTCGCCATCACCCGATCAGCCTCCTGTGGCCGAGTTGCCTGTGGTTTCGGGGCACAACCTCGGGCGGTTGCTGGGTCAGGAGGTGGTGCGACTCATGCTGGAAAACCTCACGCAGGACGAGCGGCTTTTGCCCGCGATCCGTCAGCAAATTGGCTTGCTTGAGCCTTCACTGATCCGTCTGTCACAGGCCGAGCCGCGTTTTTTCAGCGATCGCCAACACCCTGCGCGGCAGTTGCTTGAAAGCATGACACAGCGGAGCCTGGGCTTTCTCGGTCATCACGACGAAGGGTTTGCCGACTTCCTGAAGTCGGTGAAAGGGGCGGTCAAATCGATCGATAGGGTGGAGGCCACCGAGGAGAAATACGCCCGTCTTCTCAAGCGCTTGCGGCGCCGTTGGGAGGACGACGATGCCCGCAAGAATCAGCGGCGTGCCGAGGCAGCGCGCGCGCTGCTGCACGCCGAGCAGCGGCAACTGCTGGCTGAACGCCTGTCGCTTGATTTTCAACAGCGCATGCAGGACAAAGCCGTGCCCGACTTTGTACAGCGCTTCGTGTGTGGTCCCTGGTCTCAGGCGGTTGCAGAGGCTCAGTTGACCGAGTCGGCGGGGGGAGACGAGCCTCTCGAGGGTGTGACCGACGACCTCATCTGGAGCGTGCAGGCCGTGTTGATTCGGCGCGATGTGGATCGCCTGGCCCGCCTTGTGCCCCGTTTGCTGAGCCAGATCCGGCAAGGCCTGCAGCGAATTGACTACCCGGTGGAGTTGATCGGCCATTTTTTTGATGCCTTGGTCAATCTGCACGAAAAGGCTTTTGAGACGCCAACACTCACGCCGGAAACGGTGCCCGGAGAGCCCGCCATAGGCTCGACCTTGACCGGCGAAGAGGGTGACTTTCACAACCAGAACAGCCCGGAAGCCACGAAACCATTGGGCAACGACACGTTCTGGATGGCCGATCGGGAGGCAGCCGATGCGGGTTTTGTTGCAGGAGAGGCTGGCGAGTCGGTTGCGGCTTTGCTGGAAGGGGGTACGCCAAGGGAGCAGGAACTTTCGGCAGGCGCCTGGGTGAACCTGAAAACCCAGGGGGAGTGGGTGCGCGCCCAATTGACATGGACCAGTCCGCGCGGTGGACTCTTCATGTTCATCTCGGCCAGCGGCATGGCCCATTCGATGACCCGCCGCACACTGGACCGTTTGCTGGGAGCCGGCTCCTTGCAGATCGTCTCGCGTGGTGGCGTGGTGGAGGGCGCGCTGGACGCCGTGGCGCAACATGCCTTGCGCAATGCACAGAACGACAACGGCGATCCGGTCGACGATGGCAGCAGCAACAGCACGGGTGACATTCAGCAGGCTGCTCCATGA
- a CDS encoding DUF1631 family protein — MSDRLDGAFGACMQFAALQARAWVPRWLTQLSSALLQQEGGARSFKEKQAFGRARTVLATYREQVASRLLAEIDLLVRDAQPEAATEAGTRKPVRFNLDDLTLVDHGQVQEKVDLSRTQHVVRMTAEESASSLNAMLSSARGLAVVRGDVNPFLPDAIVSALARALATLHLDEGVRSVWMQAGAVPLGEALTQFYGEIAQFLRQRGIEPAGYLLVQKTASGRPAPAVKHDSGAHSDADSIPLSGMPGHGPQLTLRHLQTLLAGNLNGSGAEHADGSGLSNGLAYPLAAEVVALMLREVAEEKRLLRTVRDLVQRLRPGLMQLARNDPRFFADPSNSAQQLLDAITRQGLVFTSEQDSGFVEFAERTGRVVGALQSVDTEWPTRLRASLQRFLPAAGAHATTREADLASTQSQFQRRAVAACGTRVRDDEADDEPPAFLDTIPMDRDALHKEHQTVPPTHS; from the coding sequence ATGAGTGATCGCCTAGATGGCGCTTTTGGCGCATGCATGCAGTTCGCAGCCTTGCAGGCCCGTGCTTGGGTGCCTCGTTGGCTGACCCAGTTGAGCTCGGCCCTGCTTCAGCAGGAGGGCGGCGCACGCAGTTTCAAAGAGAAGCAGGCCTTTGGTCGCGCCCGAACGGTTTTGGCGACCTACAGGGAGCAAGTGGCCTCTCGGTTGCTGGCTGAAATCGACCTGCTGGTTCGTGATGCCCAACCCGAAGCTGCCACGGAGGCCGGAACTCGAAAACCCGTGCGTTTCAATTTGGACGACTTGACCTTGGTGGACCATGGTCAGGTCCAGGAGAAGGTGGATCTTTCGCGGACGCAGCACGTGGTGAGGATGACCGCCGAAGAATCTGCCTCCAGCCTCAATGCCATGCTGTCGAGCGCTCGTGGGCTGGCGGTGGTGCGGGGAGATGTCAATCCGTTTTTGCCAGATGCCATTGTTTCGGCTTTGGCTCGTGCATTGGCCACCTTGCATCTGGATGAAGGCGTTCGATCGGTGTGGATGCAGGCGGGGGCCGTGCCGCTGGGTGAGGCTTTGACGCAGTTTTACGGTGAGATTGCCCAGTTTTTACGGCAACGGGGCATCGAGCCGGCGGGCTATCTGCTGGTTCAAAAAACAGCTTCGGGCAGGCCTGCTCCCGCAGTGAAGCACGATAGCGGAGCGCACAGCGACGCGGACAGCATTCCCCTTTCTGGAATGCCTGGCCATGGGCCTCAGTTAACGCTGCGCCATTTGCAGACCCTGCTGGCTGGCAACCTCAATGGTTCAGGAGCAGAGCACGCCGATGGCTCCGGTTTGAGCAATGGCCTGGCTTATCCGCTTGCAGCGGAGGTGGTGGCGTTGATGCTGCGCGAGGTGGCTGAGGAAAAGCGATTGCTGCGGACCGTGCGTGACCTTGTGCAGCGGCTTCGTCCTGGATTGATGCAGCTCGCGCGCAACGACCCTCGGTTCTTTGCCGACCCATCCAATTCGGCCCAGCAATTGCTGGATGCCATCACACGCCAGGGCCTGGTTTTCACCAGCGAGCAGGATTCAGGGTTTGTCGAATTCGCCGAGCGCACAGGCCGCGTGGTGGGCGCGCTGCAATCGGTGGATACCGAGTGGCCAACGCGCTTGCGGGCGTCGCTTCAACGTTTTCTGCCCGCTGCCGGGGCCCATGCTACTACCCGTGAGGCGGACTTAGCGTCGACGCAATCGCAGTTCCAGCGGCGTGCGGTGGCCGCTTGTGGTACCCGGGTCCGTGACGATGAGGCCGACGATGAGCCGCCCGCGTTTCTGGACACCATCCCGATGGACCGGGATGCCTTGCATAAAGAGCACCAAACGGTGCCACCAACACATTCATGA
- a CDS encoding heavy metal sensor histidine kinase: protein MSLRLTLTARLTLLYTLASLMVLCGLGWLVMRANQAHFVDLDREYLEDKVALVRQVVASSRDGEELVQRLEELQRSHTGLYLRLEQGQTPIFGQPDNPFPARLKPSTGSLFPTDWAWQGSELRGAAMVVDSASYLSNTNLRPLTLLLAMDTHHHTHFMEELRHTLMVYLLIAALASGLLAWWAARRGLAPLRDMRERARRVTAHQLDERMPEASVPVEMAELAHDLNTMLARLQSDFQRLSEFSSDLAHELRTPISNLLTQTQVTLAQQRDAAAYRETLASNAEEFQRLGRMVSDMLLLAKTEHGLALPHREPVPLREQVQALFDFYDVVADERGIALVLEGSATAHGDKLMLRRAISNLLSNAIRHAPEQSRVVVRLTHVRGEASLCVENAGPPIAPEHLPRLFDRFYRVDKSRVHLSSDGTGLGLAITQAIMVAHGGSVRVDSSAENTRFCLRFPGA, encoded by the coding sequence ATGAGTCTGCGGCTGACCCTCACCGCCCGTCTCACCCTGCTCTATACCCTGGCTTCGCTGATGGTGCTCTGCGGCCTCGGGTGGCTGGTGATGCGTGCCAACCAGGCCCATTTTGTTGATCTGGACCGCGAGTACCTGGAAGACAAGGTGGCGCTGGTGCGGCAAGTGGTTGCAAGCAGCCGCGATGGCGAAGAGCTGGTGCAGCGCCTGGAAGAGCTGCAGCGCAGCCACACCGGTCTCTACCTGCGCCTGGAGCAAGGCCAGACACCCATTTTTGGCCAGCCAGACAATCCGTTTCCAGCCAGATTGAAGCCATCCACCGGCAGCCTGTTTCCCACCGACTGGGCGTGGCAAGGCAGCGAACTTCGAGGCGCCGCCATGGTCGTCGATTCGGCCAGTTACCTCAGCAACACCAACCTGCGGCCACTGACCCTGTTGCTCGCCATGGACACCCACCACCACACCCATTTCATGGAAGAGCTGCGGCACACGCTCATGGTCTATCTCCTGATCGCAGCCCTGGCCAGTGGCCTGCTTGCCTGGTGGGCAGCCAGGCGCGGCCTGGCGCCCTTGCGCGACATGCGCGAGCGCGCACGCCGCGTCACGGCCCACCAGCTCGACGAACGCATGCCGGAGGCAAGCGTGCCGGTGGAAATGGCCGAACTGGCACACGACCTCAACACCATGCTGGCACGCCTGCAAAGCGATTTTCAGCGCCTGTCCGAATTCTCCAGCGACCTCGCCCATGAATTGCGAACCCCGATCAGCAACCTGTTGACACAAACCCAGGTCACCCTGGCCCAACAACGAGACGCCGCCGCCTACCGCGAGACGCTGGCATCCAACGCCGAGGAGTTCCAGCGCCTGGGGCGCATGGTGTCGGACATGCTGCTGCTGGCCAAGACCGAACATGGTCTGGCTCTGCCGCACCGCGAGCCCGTGCCGTTGCGTGAGCAGGTGCAGGCCCTGTTCGATTTTTACGATGTGGTGGCCGACGAGCGCGGCATCGCCCTGGTCCTGGAAGGCAGCGCCACCGCCCATGGCGACAAGCTGATGCTGCGCCGCGCGATCAGCAACCTGCTTTCCAACGCCATTCGCCATGCGCCCGAACAATCGCGCGTGGTGGTGCGGCTCACCCATGTGCGGGGCGAAGCCTCGCTGTGTGTGGAAAACGCAGGCCCTCCCATTGCGCCGGAACACCTGCCCCGCCTTTTTGACCGTTTTTACAGGGTGGACAAATCGCGTGTGCACCTCTCGTCAGATGGCACCGGCCTCGGCCTGGCCATCACCCAGGCCATCATGGTGGCCCATGGCGGCTCGGTGCGCGTGGATTCCAGCGCCGAAAACACCCGGTTTTGCCTGCGGTTTCCTGGCGCCTGA
- the ettA gene encoding energy-dependent translational throttle protein EttA, with the protein MAQYVFSMNRVGKIVPPKRQILKDISLSFFPGAKIGVLGTNGSGKSTLLKIMAGIDKEIEGEAIPMPGIRIGYLPQEPQLNPEQNVREAVEESLGEVRSAQKRLDEVYAAYAEEDADFDALAAEQAKLEAIISTAGTDSEHQIEIAADALRLPPWDAKVGLLSGGEKRRVALCCLLLSKPDMLLLDEPTNHLDAESVDWLEQFLARFPGTVVAITHDRYFLDNAAEWILELDRGSGHPYKGNYSSWLEQKEARLGQEQRTEDARSKAMKKELEWVRQNPKGRQAKSKARLARFEELSDVDYQKRNETNEIFIPVAERLGNEVFEFKNVSKSFGDRVLIDNLSFQIPAGAIVGIIGPNGAGKSTLFKLISGKEQPDSGEVKIGQTVKMAVVDQSREDLSNEKTVWQDISGGLDMITVGKFQMPSRAYCGRFNFSGGDQQKRVGSLSGGERGRLHLAKTLAEGGNVLLLDEPSNDLDVETLRALEEALLEFAGCALVISHDRWFLDRIATHILAAEGDSQWTFFNGNYQEYEADKKKRLGEEGAKPKRARFKSLA; encoded by the coding sequence ATGGCGCAATACGTCTTTTCCATGAACCGGGTCGGCAAAATCGTGCCCCCGAAGCGACAAATCCTGAAAGACATCTCGTTGTCTTTCTTCCCTGGGGCCAAGATCGGCGTCTTGGGCACCAACGGCTCGGGCAAGTCCACCTTGCTCAAGATCATGGCCGGCATCGACAAGGAAATCGAAGGCGAGGCCATTCCAATGCCCGGTATCCGCATCGGCTACCTGCCGCAAGAGCCGCAGTTGAACCCCGAGCAAAACGTGCGTGAAGCGGTTGAAGAGAGCCTGGGCGAAGTGCGCTCCGCGCAAAAGCGCCTGGACGAGGTGTACGCCGCTTACGCTGAAGAAGACGCTGATTTTGATGCCTTGGCCGCCGAACAGGCCAAGCTGGAAGCCATCATTTCCACCGCCGGTACCGATAGCGAACACCAGATAGAGATCGCCGCCGATGCGTTGCGCCTGCCCCCATGGGATGCGAAAGTGGGTCTGCTCTCCGGTGGTGAGAAGCGCCGTGTGGCGCTGTGCTGCTTGCTGCTCTCCAAGCCCGACATGCTGTTGCTCGACGAACCGACCAACCACCTGGACGCCGAATCGGTGGACTGGCTGGAGCAGTTCCTGGCCCGTTTCCCCGGCACCGTGGTGGCGATTACCCACGATCGTTACTTCCTCGACAACGCGGCCGAGTGGATTCTCGAACTCGATCGCGGCAGCGGTCACCCCTACAAAGGCAACTACTCCAGCTGGCTGGAGCAAAAGGAAGCCCGACTGGGCCAGGAACAGCGCACCGAAGACGCCCGTTCCAAGGCCATGAAGAAAGAACTGGAGTGGGTGCGCCAGAACCCCAAGGGCCGTCAGGCCAAGAGCAAGGCGCGCTTGGCGCGCTTTGAAGAGTTGAGCGATGTCGACTACCAAAAGCGCAACGAAACCAACGAGATCTTCATCCCTGTGGCCGAACGCCTGGGCAATGAAGTGTTCGAGTTCAAGAACGTCAGCAAGAGCTTTGGCGACCGTGTGCTGATCGACAACCTGAGTTTCCAGATTCCTGCGGGCGCCATCGTCGGCATCATCGGCCCCAACGGCGCCGGCAAGTCGACGCTCTTCAAGCTGATCAGCGGCAAAGAGCAGCCGGACAGCGGTGAAGTGAAGATTGGCCAGACCGTGAAGATGGCCGTGGTGGACCAGAGCCGCGAAGACCTGTCGAACGAAAAGACCGTCTGGCAAGACATCTCGGGCGGTCTGGACATGATCACCGTGGGCAAGTTCCAGATGCCGAGCCGCGCGTATTGCGGTCGCTTCAACTTTTCAGGCGGTGATCAGCAAAAGCGCGTTGGCAGCCTCTCCGGCGGTGAACGCGGCCGTTTGCACCTCGCCAAGACGCTGGCCGAAGGTGGCAACGTGTTGCTGCTGGATGAGCCATCGAACGACCTGGACGTGGAAACCCTTCGCGCCCTGGAAGAAGCCTTGCTGGAGTTCGCAGGTTGCGCGCTGGTCATCAGCCATGATCGCTGGTTCCTGGACCGCATCGCCACCCACATCCTGGCCGCCGAAGGCGACAGCCAGTGGACCTTCTTCAACGGCAACTACCAGGAATACGAAGCCGACAAGAAGAAACGTCTGGGCGAAGAGGGCGCGAAACCCAAGCGGGCCCGGTTCAAGAGTTTGGCTTAA
- a CDS encoding DUF1415 domain-containing protein, whose product MTDEQVLADTRRWIEKAVIGLNLCPFARAVYVKNQVRIVVSHARHLDAFLDELDAELTLLKDTPAEEVDTTLLVHPSLFPDFMVFNDFLNVVDDVVAEHGLEGVIQVASFHPQFQFEGVEADDISNATNRAPFPILHLLREDSVERAIESDAGDAEKIVDRNIATLRELGAEGWKRLLD is encoded by the coding sequence CTGACCGACGAACAAGTGCTTGCCGATACCCGCCGCTGGATCGAGAAGGCGGTGATCGGGCTCAACCTGTGCCCGTTTGCCCGGGCGGTGTACGTGAAGAACCAGGTGCGCATCGTGGTGAGCCATGCTCGGCATCTCGATGCTTTTCTGGATGAGCTCGACGCCGAACTGACCTTGCTCAAGGACACCCCGGCCGAAGAGGTTGACACCACCTTGCTGGTGCATCCCTCATTGTTCCCCGACTTCATGGTGTTCAACGATTTCCTCAATGTGGTCGACGATGTGGTGGCCGAGCACGGGCTCGAGGGCGTGATTCAGGTGGCGAGCTTTCACCCGCAATTTCAGTTCGAAGGCGTGGAGGCCGACGACATTTCCAATGCCACGAACCGCGCGCCTTTTCCGATACTGCATTTGCTGCGCGAAGACAGCGTTGAGCGGGCGATCGAATCGGACGCGGGTGACGCCGAAAAGATTGTGGACCGCAATATTGCCACCCTGCGTGAGCTGGGCGCCGAGGGCTGGAAGAGGTTGCTTGATTGA
- a CDS encoding heavy metal response regulator transcription factor yields the protein MNILIVEDEPKTGEYLRQGLREAGFTVDLANRGDDGLHLALEGQHDLVILDVMLPGLDGWQVLKRLRSMGREMPVLFLTARDQVEDRVHGLELGADDYLVKPFSFAELLARVRVILRRGRIGLEPTTLQLADLALDLLRRRVTRSGKRIDLTAKEFSLLELLMRRQGEVLPRSLIASQVWDLNFDSDTNVIDVAVRRLRAKVDEGFEPKLIHTVRGMGYVLEIPEPST from the coding sequence GTGAACATACTGATTGTTGAAGACGAACCCAAAACGGGCGAATACCTGCGCCAGGGCCTGCGCGAAGCGGGATTCACGGTTGACCTTGCCAACCGTGGCGACGATGGTCTGCACCTTGCACTGGAAGGCCAGCACGACCTGGTGATCCTCGACGTGATGCTGCCCGGGCTCGACGGCTGGCAGGTGCTCAAAAGACTGCGCAGCATGGGTCGTGAGATGCCTGTGCTCTTTCTCACCGCCCGCGATCAGGTCGAAGACCGGGTGCACGGACTGGAGCTCGGCGCGGACGATTACCTGGTCAAGCCCTTTTCCTTTGCCGAGTTGCTGGCGAGGGTTCGCGTGATCCTCAGGCGAGGCCGCATTGGGCTGGAGCCCACCACTTTGCAGCTGGCCGACCTGGCGCTGGATTTGCTGCGCCGCCGTGTCACACGCTCAGGCAAACGCATCGACCTCACGGCCAAGGAGTTCAGCCTGCTGGAGCTCCTGATGAGACGCCAGGGTGAAGTGCTGCCCCGCTCGCTGATCGCCTCACAGGTCTGGGACCTCAACTTCGACAGCGATACCAACGTGATCGACGTGGCGGTGCGGCGCCTGCGCGCCAAGGTGGACGAAGGCTTTGAACCCAAGCTGATCCACACCGTACGGGGTATGGGCTACGTGCTGGAAATACCGGAGCCGTCGACATGA
- a CDS encoding TAXI family TRAP transporter solute-binding subunit has product MSTSLRYTLLSLRDMAASFGPFALLTVLLLALAYWWLDPNPPKHVTLATGPDQSAYAEFGKHYAEALKRYGITVDLLPSQGSSENLELIRSGKADIGFVQGGSADIGYDDEESIASLGSLFVEPLWFFYREEAAQRLNNGATTVDSLTQLDGWRVNVGTAGSGVPRLFSTLLDVNRVDAQKLTLSQMEQTPATVAFLGGEVDAVVFASAPESLMVQMLLQSPGIQLMDFAQSEAYSRRFGYLTPVVMPQGVVDLSKNIPERDMRLVASTTSLLASARTHPAIVQLFAQAAMNLHGGAGWFNRAREYPSLEHSEVPLSPEAVRAIRNGPPFLQRYLPFWLANLVERMWLAMGLIIALALPLSRIVPPLYEFRIRSRVFRWYGQLRMIEQEIKELAPGSSADQLLSDLDALEHNVEQVVVPLSYTDELYALRNNIGLVRKKLQRRS; this is encoded by the coding sequence ATGTCCACCAGCCTTCGCTACACCCTGCTGTCCCTTCGGGACATGGCCGCTTCTTTCGGCCCGTTCGCGCTGCTCACCGTTTTGCTGCTGGCGCTGGCCTACTGGTGGCTCGATCCCAATCCTCCCAAACACGTCACACTCGCCACCGGACCTGACCAAAGCGCATACGCTGAATTCGGAAAACACTATGCCGAGGCCCTCAAACGCTATGGCATCACGGTTGATTTGCTCCCCTCGCAAGGTTCATCGGAAAACCTGGAGCTCATTCGCAGCGGCAAAGCCGACATCGGGTTTGTACAGGGCGGCAGTGCCGACATTGGTTACGACGATGAAGAATCCATCGCATCGCTGGGCAGCCTTTTTGTGGAACCGCTCTGGTTCTTCTACCGGGAAGAAGCCGCGCAGCGCCTGAACAACGGCGCAACCACTGTCGACAGTCTGACCCAGCTCGATGGCTGGCGGGTCAACGTGGGCACCGCCGGCAGCGGCGTGCCCCGCCTGTTTTCGACCCTGCTCGACGTCAACCGGGTTGATGCACAAAAACTCACACTCAGTCAGATGGAGCAAACGCCCGCCACCGTGGCGTTCCTGGGAGGAGAGGTGGACGCGGTGGTCTTCGCGTCTGCGCCCGAATCGCTGATGGTGCAAATGCTGCTGCAGTCGCCCGGCATCCAGCTGATGGATTTTGCGCAGAGCGAAGCCTATTCGCGCCGGTTTGGCTATCTGACGCCGGTGGTCATGCCCCAAGGCGTGGTCGATCTGTCCAAAAACATTCCGGAGCGCGACATGCGCCTGGTTGCCTCGACCACCAGCTTGCTCGCCAGCGCCAGAACACACCCTGCCATCGTTCAGTTGTTCGCTCAAGCGGCCATGAACCTGCACGGCGGGGCTGGTTGGTTCAATCGCGCGCGGGAATACCCCAGCCTGGAACACAGCGAAGTACCGCTGTCGCCCGAGGCCGTGCGCGCCATCCGCAACGGCCCTCCTTTCTTGCAGCGTTACCTCCCATTCTGGTTGGCCAACCTGGTCGAACGCATGTGGTTGGCCATGGGCCTGATCATCGCGCTGGCGCTGCCGCTCTCGCGCATCGTTCCACCGCTTTACGAGTTCCGTATTCGCTCACGCGTGTTCCGCTGGTATGGCCAGTTGCGCATGATCGAGCAGGAAATCAAGGAACTGGCCCCCGGATCTTCAGCCGACCAGCTGTTGAGCGATCTGGACGCTCTGGAGCACAACGTGGAACAAGTCGTGGTGCCGCTGTCATATACCGACGAACTCTACGCCCTGCGCAACAACATTGGTTTGGTGCGCAAGAAACTGCAGCGCAGAAGCTGA